From a single Lewinella sp. LCG006 genomic region:
- a CDS encoding DUF6876 family protein: MTDLQEELKQFTGGTEHWYRHHMNRKVTYTDGVKYLAEKAGAYWLVDDICAAYQIDTEVRSVPFQVWKLEVNQDDHTAVLRLEDGNDNLVKSYDITFTDFPLTEIILWFTDNTLLLPCEY, translated from the coding sequence ATGACCGATCTACAGGAAGAACTTAAGCAATTTACAGGCGGAACAGAACACTGGTACCGCCACCACATGAATAGAAAGGTAACCTACACAGATGGGGTCAAGTACCTCGCAGAAAAGGCGGGAGCCTACTGGCTGGTGGATGATATTTGTGCAGCTTATCAGATAGATACAGAAGTAAGATCAGTGCCTTTCCAAGTTTGGAAACTTGAGGTTAATCAAGATGATCACACTGCCGTATTAAGGTTGGAAGATGGTAATGACAATCTCGTTAAGTCCTATGACATCACATTTACCGACTTCCCACTAACGGAAATCATACTTTGGTTTACAGACAACACATTACTGTTGCCTTGTGAATATTAA